A stretch of Garra rufa chromosome 11, GarRuf1.0, whole genome shotgun sequence DNA encodes these proteins:
- the LOC141345872 gene encoding leucine-rich repeat and fibronectin type III domain-containing protein 1-like protein has translation MERLLLCLALFSMPSYAMLCPKRCTCQNLLPSYTVLCAKTGLLFIPPNIDRQTAELRLMDNFITTLRHQDFANMSSLIHLTLSRNTISQIRPYAFADLQDLHALHLDANRLTVLDDTHLQGLVNLRHLILANNQLHSISEGAFQDFLETLEDLDLSYNNLVDLPWDTIAMLASVNTLSLDHNLIEFVPEGIFSNLHKLARLDMTSNKLKKIPPDPLFLRIPVYAKMKGSPLTALVLSFGGNPLHCNCELVWLRRLTREDDLETCASPRDLAGKYFWTIREEEFVCEPPMITRHTSKMFVMEGQEVSLRCRSVGDPEPTVHWVSPDGKLIGNTSRTVCYENGSLDILTATVKDSGVFTCIASNAAGEATAPVELVVNPSPHYDPKLEPEPGPSDMPTSIKSNSSGSGGQARADQRVSVSEITSSSAMIRWPPQSHIPGVRMYQIQYNSSTDDILIYR, from the coding sequence ATGGAGCGACTGCTGCTGTGCCTGGCTCTGTTCTCTATGCCGTCCTATGCCATGCTGTGCCCCAAACGCTGCACCTGCCAGAATCTGCTGCCCTCGTACACCGTGCTGTGTGCCAAAACCGGCCTGCTCTTCATACCACCTAATATCGACCGGCAGACCGCTGAGCTGCGACTGATGGACAACTTCATCACCACCCTGCGCCACCAAGACTTCGCTAACATGAGCAGCCTCATACACCTCACACTCTCCCGCAACACCATCAGCCAGATCCGACCGTACGCCTTTGCTGACCTGCAGGATCTGCATGCGCTTCATCTGGATGCAAACCGGCTGACGGTGCTGGATGACACCCACTTGCAGGGGCTGGTTAATCTGCGCCACCTTATACTTGCAAACAACCAGCTACACAGCATCTCTGAAGGAGCTTTCCAAGACTTCCTAGAAACTCTTGAGGATCTCGACCTTTCTTATAACAATCTGGTGGACTTGCCATGGGACACTATAGCCATGCTAGCCAGCGTCAATACCCTCAGTTTGGACCACAATCTTATTGAGTTTGTTCCCGAAGGGATATTTTCGAATCTTCACAAACTGGCCCGACTGGATATGACATCCAACAAGTTGAAGAAGATCCCCCCAGATCCTCTATTTTTACGCATCCCAGTCTACGCCAAAATGAAAGGCTCACCACTGACTGCATTGGTACTGAGTTTCGGCGGGAACCCTTTGCATTGCAACTGCGAGCTGGTCTGGTTGCGACGCCTCACCCGGGAGGACGATCTGGAGACATGCGCGTCCCCGCGAGACTTGGCCGGCAAGTACTTTTGGACGATCCGTGAGGAGGAGTTTGTTTGCGAGCCACCTATGATCACCCGTCACACTTCCAAGATGTTCGTAATGGAGGGTCAAGAAGTTAGTTTGCGCTGCCGTTCTGTCGGAGACCCCGAGCCGACCGTCCACTGGGTCAGTCCAGATGGGAAGCTAATCGGCAACACCTCACGCACCGTATGCTACGAGAACGGCTCTTTGGATATCTTGACGGCCACAGTAAAGGACTCCGGCGTGTTCACCTGCATAGCCTCGAATGCAGCCGGCGAGGCCACGGCCCCTGTGGAATTAGTTGTGAACCCTTCGCCACATTATGACCCCAAACTAGAGCCTGAACCAGGACCCTCAGACATGCCGACCTCTATAAAGTCCAACAGCAGTGGTAGTGGTGGCCAGGCTCGAGCTGATCAGAGGGTCAGCGTCTCGGAAATAACCTCAAGCTCAGCGATGATCCGCTGGCCTCCTCAAAGCCACATCCCTGGAGTTCGCATGTACCAGATCCAGTACAACAGCTCTACCGACGACATCCTCATATACAGGTGA